The nucleotide sequence GAATAGACTATCAACATCACCTACACTTGGCCAGTGACGACCTCAATCAGATTCAAGCTAGTATCAAGTACTACAACTGCAGCTGAAACTAAGTGGACTCTTTTTGTTCGAAAACATGTTTTAGAGCAGGTGCCCCCGGGCCATCTTATCTAGCCATCCATTCTCCGCAAATATGGAAAATTGGTACAGAATTTGCTCTTAGTAGTTGGATGAGGTAGGTCGCATAAGCAAAACCTGGATTTGAATCTATATCTCCTCCAACCCAAACATGCTCTTATGCTTCCAATAGGCAAATATGGAAAGAACAAAATGCATCCAAGCACGCCATACGTCAACTTTCTAAATGAGAATCCACTGCAACAACAACAGAATAATCAGTCCAACAATCACACACAAGCGTTCTAAATTTTTTTCACACTTCCAAAGCAAGAAAAATACAATGTTTGCATAAGTATATAGTGTGTGCTTCATGAAGAGCATCATTGACTAATCGAGCAACTAATGCAGAATACCAGGAGAGCTCCAAAGAAACTCTGTAGGAAAAGGGCAGGTCGTTCAAAAGATTAAAGAGAGACTGGGACATTATAAATAGCCAGAGGTAGGAGTTTTCATTGTTCACTTTCATGTCGTCAAGTCACAATGGATGACCATAAAATAGCAGCTGGGATCAGCAATGACACCTTGTGTTCTAACATGGTTTGTGAGTGCAGATAAAAGATGATAAGAAAACATCGTACACAATGGAGTCCTCATCCTCATTACACTTAAACCACTTAATCTATTTAGTAATGTAAGCCACATGTCAATAGTGAAAAGAAACAAATAGAATAATAGCCCTTTTTTTCTGAAGGACTAATGGCCAAACACCGCAATGACATGAGAGAAAATGTGTCATCATTAATGATAAGCATGAAGTCATATGCCTATACCCACACCACTATCTATTTAAGTTATCGTAAACAAACATGCTCATACACAAATTGAAGTGACCAACGAATCTCGGTAGCGCAATCTTGTTGAATTTTCTAATATACTGTTGTCGTAGTTCTCATCATCACTATTAAGGAATGCCATTTCGTTAAACCCATAGTGGAAGAAATGATCAACTAGACATGGAAATATTCTAACAAGGAGCCCTGGAACATCCCAGAACATGGATTTGTCTGTGCAGAACAATCAACTGCAAGAGGAAAAAAAGTGGAACATAGCCCTAAAACTGACAGATAAATCTTCATGCACTCATATATTCAGATTTCACAAGGTTGTACAGAGTGTTAGTTTAGCACAGCTAATATCTTGGGTATTCATGCCTTGCTCGCACATGGAGAGGACATGTTGTGCAGCCTTTATCTCGAACTAGAATTATTCAAACAAAAGAAAAATCCTAAGGACATTAGAGTGAACCCACTAGATGTATTGTGTTGACCTCTTATACCAAGGCTGTCCTATGTAGTATTGGCCCACAATCTAATTCAAGCTAGTCTAAAGTCTGATAATTGTAGCTGAAACTAGATGGAATCTTACAATCCAAATCATGGGAATTAATTGGTACTTGTACTCCAGTCGTTCATTTGTATAAGTCCCTCAATCCGAAAAAACTTGTCTCAAGCTTGTctttcaaatggatgtatctagcactaacttggtgctagatacatccattcgagGGACAagatttttcggacggagggagtatttgttttcTAATAAAATTCCACAATGTGAGATGCATTTTTTCTAATTCCTCATAATTTCGCAAATTCCACAATGTGACATCATAATTCAGTGAATAGCACAAAAGTCCGCTGAATAAACTCCACAATTTAAAATTACATACACAGACATAATAAGCAGAAAATAGCTCAACCAAGCAAGATGAACCTTACTGAGAATAAACGAGCACATAAGAAAACCACATATGGACGGACCCTCATGGAAAGCTACGGCTACCAACCACGAAGCGATCAGACTTAGTCGTCATCCCACTCGTGTTCTCATCATCCAATTTTGACCTGCTTTTCAAAATAAAAacgaaacaagaaaataaaaggtcCATGGAGCAATCTTTTCTGATCTAGCTAGTTTAAGGAATAAAAAAATTAAAAGTGGTCAAACGCACTTACCGATTAGCAGCGTCCGATATCTGATCTTCCATGGGAAGATTGAAGAGGTGTCGCGGTGTAAAATCTAATTCTCTCACTATGTGGGCATCAATATTGGTAAGTTGAAGTCTTCTAACGCGAGTATCCCCAAACCCGCAGTGGGCCATGATTAGCCATGCGAATGTGATGAGCTCTCCTCCTCTGCTCAGCAGCGCAACATGCGGCGCCGCCTTGGACTTGCCAGCAGCGTAAACAAGTAGCCGCGTCCACATGCGTGCTACCTCCTCCACCGTTTCCTTGCTTACCTCCAACTCAACACTATCCTTGGTGAAATCATCATATACTTCGTGAGCCTGAGCCAGGGTAGGTGCTGGGCTGATAGAGAGCGGCAGCATGGAAGGGTGGTGAACGAAAAGGTACATTATGTACTTGGATAGCTTACGACATACCAAAATCATCATACCGAATTCACTTGTACCATGAACCTCTATATCCGAATGGGAAGATTCACATTTTTTCAAAAGCAACTCAGTAACTGCATGCATCCAGATAATTGCCATACCAAAATCATTAGCAAAAAGTTCTGATGCCTCTTTCAACAGGGAACCAATTTTTGGCCATTCATTGGGTTTATCAACATCGGAGTCAAATGTCAAGAGAATAATCTCTTCTGCAACACACTCCACAATCTTGCTACCCACATCCACGTAACCGGTGTCTAATAGCTTGCTCATCCAAAATATTTTCTTCTTTTTGACACCCAACAAACCCACTAACAACTTTCTGAACACAGCCATTATTATGCTTTGCTGCGGGCTGCTGTCAGTCAACCAGCTATCTAAGTTGTACTGTCCAATCAAATTTGGCCACCGCTGCTGTTTCATCGTCCTTGGATATCCGATGTCAGAGCAAAAGAAAACCCACAAACTGGCGAGTGCATCACACCTTCTAACCTTAAACCATGCCCATGTCCAAGGTGACAACATGGAAACAAACGTTGAACTGACTTCAAAGAAAAAACAACCCACAAATAGCGAATAGGTGATGGCAATATCAGCTTTGCTATAATTGTCTCTGCTACTTGCATGGAAGAGCACAAAGGCAACTATTACCGAGGCCTGAGAGATGCATCTAAGTATAACTCCACTCCACGTTCTGAGCACAAGAGACTTAGTGTAGAGATCGTCGTATATCATGCCAAGCTGAAGCCTCACCATCCGTATCATTTGCTCAGGGTCATCTATTTTGTTCATATATTCTCTGCCGAGATCAAGCAAGTTGCGTTCGGCCAAGACATCAAGGACAAATGGCATGGAATCCAGAGCAGCACGAACAACGCCACCATCACCAGAGATTCCTTCAGGCAATTCCTTTTTGTAACGCAGTGCATCTGAGCTCTCAAGACTTTGAAGGCTGCCACACTTGAGAGACCATGTTCTTTCTCCATACTTGATAATTCCAGTAACAAACACAAAGCTACCCGCAAGCAGAAGGTTCGCACTGTGTTTACCAATGGACTTCCAAAAAACATATAAAGCTAGGGAAACTTGCATCACCAGATTCAACAGATGCCTCAACCACAAGTTGTTGTCCTCCATGGCGAAAGCAGTGATGGTATCCTGCCCACCAAGATGGATGAGGAGGAATGGTGCCCAAAAGAAAGCTAGTGGTTGGGTTCTTATAAGTATGTTCGTTTGAATGGTGACATCTCGGCGCTTAGAGAGATAGCCCAGTGCATACACTGCTACCAAGTCTGCCCCCAAATAAACTGCCCAGAGGCAGAGCCTGAGAAAGCTGTTGCTGCTTCGGCGCCGCAGTCTGCCAGCAAAGAAGAGGAACGACTGCAATGTGAAGCTGAGCAGTACAAGAAGTTGGATTTCCCACCCGCTGTATAATTCAATCAAATGCTCCATCGCATGCTAGATTCCTTGTGCCTCGGACCACCTGACGAGTATAAGTTGGATGATTCAGTCTGAATTTTTGAAAATAGCAAAACACCTGATTAAATAATATACTTCCTTTTTACCTTTAACTAGGCATGTTCAACAAGGAAGTATCCAATGTTTTGTTTATGACACCACTTCCTGCTGGCTAAATATACAGCAAAGACCAAACATATATGCGGTATGTGGAATGAAAAGAGAAACAATGCGGAAGAAATAAATATGACAAACTGGCTAACCATTCCATCTTCTCTCTAGGCCTAGGCGTTCGGTAGAAACCGAAATTTCAGTTTCTGCTGTttggttttgttgttgttgttgtgaatTCGGTTTGGAAAAGTGGAAACCGAATTTGACACTAAAATTCAGCTAACTGAAATTCCGGTTAACCGATTTTTCGGTTCAGTTTTGGGTTTTAACCGAATTATGTACCGTGCACACAAAATGCACTTTCAGAACACATTGACAGCATGCATATTTTAAAGAAAATTTTTGACAGCATAACAACGCAAAAATTCTTCTATACTTGCAGTTGCATCCAATAAAATCAGTAACAAATACTGAAGAACAGTGCATCCAAGATCCAACTTACCATGTACAGATAGTCATACAGAATAATGGACGAAGAATGAAACAAAAAAAAAATGAGACAAAGAATGGGAGATGGGGGCTTACTACGTTGACTTGAGTGCTCCGTGGAAGACGTTTTGGCGAAGTGGAGAAGACGCGCGCCGCCGAGCGCCGAGATGCCGAGATGGACCGACGGTCGCTGCTGAGTTGCTTGGAGATGTGGAGAGTTGGATGCTGTCGAAGTCGAAGACTCGCAGGCTGGTGGGCGGACGCCGGATGGTCGGGGGTCGGCTCCTCTGGTGATCTGGTCCTCTCTCCTTTCCTTGCGTACGGCGAGACTAGCGACGGTTGGCGGCCGGTGGGAAGGCGAGGACGGAGGGGCTGCCTGGTGGGAGAGAAATGCGGTGGCGCCGGGCGCCGGCGGCGGCTCAACCGCTCAGATGAGAAGAGGAGGCGGCGACTGGCTCGTGGTGGAGTTGGTGGGATATTAATGGAGACGCAGCTTCAGTGACGTTGTGCACTTACTGAAGCTGCGTCCGTGGAATGGAGGGGGCGCAGGGGCAGGGCTGTATCACGTGTTGACCTGGCAGACCATGGTTGTCCTATGTGGTGTTGATACATTTGAATCGGATGGATTATCAACATCAGCTAAGCTTGGCTAGTGATAACCATAATCAGATTCAAGCTAGTCACAAGTACTTCGACGAAATAGGGTTTCCTTCGTTTtatactatatactccctccgttcggaattacttgtcttagaaatggacgtatctagaactaaaatacatctagatacatccctttctgcgacaagtaattccaaacggagggagtataaagcaACCATCGCGGGTACATTTGAGAGGCCAATACAAACTCACGCCACGCCACACCACACACACAACAGACAACACACACGCCCAAGGCCGATTTCAAGGGTGCCGAGCACCGACTCCAACGACTAGCAAGCACACTACAAATGAGCAATAAAGAATCGCTTGAGTCGACGGAGACCACCAAAAGCGATCACCAAGGAGAGGTGAGACGACGAACAACGGAGCGAGGACTCCAACACGATGCCCCCAAAGAAGGGAACGACCACGTAGTCGCTACCGTCCAATCCCGCAGATCAGGTTTTCACCCAGAGTAACCGGAAAGGAGTAGGAGCACTATGACGAAGCCTGCAAGGAGGAAACGACGTCCACGGACGCCATCGCCGTCGGCCAGTACAAAGACTAGCAGGTGATGTACCCCGTGGACCAACCCCTTTGGCGCACCCCCGCTCCGCCCGCACCTGAGGTGCGCAATCTGCTCGAGACCGCTGCACCTCCCACCGCCAAGGTCGCCGCCCTGCATCAAGACCGTTCCGGAACCATCAAAGGAGATGGCTTTGGACAGAGCCAACTCCCATCACCGCCGCAAACGGCAACGACCGTCCCGCCTCAGACACTGCCAAGACAACAGCCACGAAGCACCAGGCcaggggaaaggggaaggggaggCGCAACACTCGTCCACTCCCGGCACCCATGATGCCAGCGACGGCGGCTCGACCACGTCCAAGCCCCATCCCTCCACCCGCCCTTCCCCCTTGAAGCACCATGCTTCGCCCCAGCTTTGCTACCGGTGCGGCCCAATGCTGGGCCACCGACGACCGCCCGTCCGACGAAGGTGGGAGAAGatccaccatcgccgccgccaggGAGGGGTCCAGGAACAGCCCGCCCGCGCCGCACGCCACCATTCGCAACCGGGAAGGAAGCCCAACTGTGCACCGGAGCCCGCACGCGCTACCACCACCTACAACTATGCCACCAGCACCGCCACCCCTATGCACGGTAGATCCAACCGCCCGTGGCCCTGCTGGACCCAGCCGCGCTATCGGAGGTGGTGCTAGAGCCAGATCAGGCCGGAACTGACTGGGGCCAACCCGAGCGCACCACCAGAAGAACCAGCCGTCGCCGAAGGCGCAGCCAGCCACCACGCCGCCTGCCACGTCGGCGGCACGGTTGCGCACCATGTCGCGTCTGCCCGTCCACGCCGAGATGCCCGGCGCCTGCATCCCGCCCTAGcctcggggaggggggggggcatgCGCCCGCCCCACCGCGCGAGAAGACGCGAAATGCCCCGCCGCCCACCGGGCTTTGCCCcgtggcagcggcgagggaggtggaggcagtggagggagGGTTGGCGGCAACGGCGAGAGTACGGTTGCCTCCTGGTTGCTGCACAGGGGCGACACGGGAGGAAGGGGGATTTCCGTTGCGCTGCCGTGGTGCCTCAAGTAATTCAACTGCAGCTCAAACAAAGTAGAATCTTAGGGTATGATTGAAACCATGGGAACTCATTGATATTTATAATTGGCTTCAATAGAGTAGAACAATCTGCCAAACCAGCAGAAACTAAACTGCAATGTTTTCCCATCAAATTGTACTACAACGAGAATAACAATTTCACTTATATTCATTAAGTTCAACAAACACCAGCAGACAGACACATTAGAGACTGGGGATGCAAAGCTGTAGAGAGGGGCTGACCTCCCATCTCTCCACCCACTCTATGGTACGACCTACAAATCTTTCTACCCACCGTAGCTACGTACTTCTCTTTATAAACTGTACCAGCACAATTAAGATGAATAAATATCCACTGCACAAAAAAAATTGTTTGGTGAGTAAAGCCATACCTACTTGGCTGACATATGATGCATTTTCCCTCTCTACATATGCCTGAAATTTGAAGGATATCATGCATTGAGTCGCCCGTGTAGTGAAGATAGCAAACGATGCAACCTATCATCTTCTTGTCTTGTGTTGGATTTTGCGTCCACCCTCACTGAAGTATCACACCCTGAGCGAATAAGCAACTCGGGAACATGACAATACCTTAGGGATGAGCGACATTGGGAAGTAATTCAGCCTAGATGCCTTCCTTGAGAGAGTTCCTCCTCATCTCAAAACCGATGAGTGTGAAGCATTCCCTCAATATGCCCAATTATGCCCATCTTTCTTTTTCGCTTTCACATCAACGAGCAAGGCACACTCCTCCTTGGTGGCTTTGCTGGCCCACTCGTTCATCCTAGTGCTAGGCCGCCCGTTGACAGTGGCCACGACGAGCTTCATCCGGTGACTCCTCCCTTGGTGTGCGCCCTGCGTGGACCAATCGGTCGAGGGAGAGCAACGGGTGCAAGTTCCTCTGCGCAGGAAGGTGGCTGCATTGGCTAAGACCAAGATCGCCATTGAGAACAGCCACCACCAGTGCTTATTGACATCTTTTGAGATTATAACATTTCAGTTTGGGTAGCACCTTGGGAATATTTGGATGAGGTCGGTCACTTAAGCTAAACCTAGTTTTGAATCCATATATCCTTCTACCTCAAACATGCTCCTATGGTTTCAACAGGCAAATGTCGAAAGAACGGGATGCATTCATTCAGGTGCGTCATATGTCAATTCTGTAAACGAGAATCTCACTGCAGCAACAACAAAATAATATGTCCAACAGTCACACACAAGCATTCTGTTTATTTCACACACCCAAAGCAAGAGAAATACAACGTCTGCAGAAGTATGCACTCCTTTTTTTTTTGACACCTAAGTATGCACTCATTGCTTCATACAGAGCATCGATGGCTGATCAATGTACAGATGCAGAATACCAAGAGAGATTCCAGGTTACATAGACACTCTGCAGGAAAAACAAGGTAGGTTGGTTCAGGAGCTTGAAGAAAGATTGTATGCAAGAATTATAAATCACCAGAGAAGGAAGTTCTAATTGTTCGCTTTAATGCCACGTAGCAGGGCCGATGCACAGCGGAAAGGCATACAAGAGCAGCAACGACACCTTGTGTTCCGACATGGTTCGTGGTTGTACATAAATGATTGTGCAGAAAATATCATACACAATGGAGTCCCCATCTTATTAGATTTAAACCGCTTTATCTATTTAGCAATGTAAGTCACATGTCAAtaatgaaaaaaaaagaataaTAGCCCATTTTTGTGAAGCCTCAGATTTTCAGAAGCCTGAGAGAAGACCTCTTCTTTCCTAGCCTGCTCTGTGACGAGTTCATCGCCACGCTTAATACGGGAGATGAAATTCTTGGATCGCCTGCCATTATCGAAAAagactttcgccccgctttatatataaaacaaaGATCATCAACAACCCGGTACAAACGCACGCCAACACAACCTACACAACCAAAGCAGGATACAAAGATGCTGAGCGCAACAACACCATCCCTACCACTACAAGAGCAACCGGAGATCTCAGCCGTGAACACGCCACCGCCAAGAGGTGAAGCCGCATATGGCGAACCGTGTGCTCCAAGGCGGCTCCTTCAAAAAGGgaacgacaccggagcgccgccaccgcccgacacGAGGGTCAGGGTTTCTGctggagcaacacgacgggcaatAAAGGCCgcggcgacgccttcaagaaggaaacgattcgccgccgccggtccgtccgaagatagagcaggttttcaccccggccgaAAATCAccaccaccgaacgccacaccccggcaaccatgccgcccacacggccatggtcaccaggcagcaccaagccacgggctctgGCCATGAGAACCGCGCtcccaccaccagggccgccgccctggcatccaagaccttgacaccacctcatcCGAGACCAGCCGCTACtccaaccaaagagacgagtggAAAGGCCCGTCTTTCGCATCCCTGGGCGACCCCCAGCGCCGAGACCCAAGAGGCCGGCCGAAACTGGCCTCCATTGTCATGTCCTGCTGCACCGGGCGCGATACAGGCTCAGTCCTGCTGCCGGGCGACgaggtcggtcctgctgccgggcgcgagacgagctcggtcctgctgccgagCGCGAGACGAGATCAGTCCCGCAACACCGGGCACGAGACAGGCgatggaccgcagctgggagaggGCCAGCCCTTTGACGAATGTAGCGTTCGAACACCGAGGAGAGGAATCGAAGGCCAAAACAGGCCGCTTCCCGACGGGCCGACGCCGGAGATGTCCGGCCGCCACCGTGAAACGACCCAAACCACCGCCATGAGCCACCACCATGCCGTGGTAGCCCGCATCCATGTCGGGACCCCGAGGGGCAGCCCCGAGCCGCCCTGCAGCGGTTGTGGAGCACCGCCGAGGTCGCAGCCCGCCCCGCGTCGCCCGTCTGCGAGATCCCAAACCGGGAGCCGCCGCCGTTGCCACGAGCACGCCAGCCACCGCGCCGCCTGCGCCCCAGCCCCGCCGCCACCTCCCGC is from Triticum aestivum cultivar Chinese Spring chromosome 1B, IWGSC CS RefSeq v2.1, whole genome shotgun sequence and encodes:
- the LOC123141392 gene encoding uncharacterized protein isoform X1, with translation MEHLIELYSGWEIQLLVLLSFTLQSFLFFAGRLRRRSSNSFLRLCLWAVYLGADLVAVYALGYLSKRRDVTIQTNILIRTQPLAFFWAPFLLIHLGGQDTITAFAMEDNNLWLRHLLNLVMQVSLALYVFWKSIGKHSANLLLAGSFVFVTGIIKYGERTWSLKCGSLQSLESSDALRYKKELPEGISGDGGVVRAALDSMPFVLDVLAERNLLDLGREYMNKIDDPEQMIRMVRLQLGMIYDDLYTKSLVLRTWSGVILRCISQASVIVAFVLFHASSRDNYSKADIAITYSLFVGCFFFEVSSTFVSMLSPWTWAWFKVRRCDALASLWVFFCSDIGYPRTMKQQRWPNLIGQYNLDSWLTDSSPQQSIIMAVFRKLLVGLLGVKKKKIFWMSKLLDTGYVDVGSKIVECVAEEIILLTFDSDVDKPNEWPKIGSLLKEASELFANDFGMAIIWMHAVTELLLKKCESSHSDIEVHGTSEFGMMILVCRKLSKYIMYLFVHHPSMLPLSISPAPTLAQAHEVYDDFTKDSVELEVSKETVEEVARMWTRLLVYAAGKSKAAPHVALLSRGGELITFAWLIMAHCGFGDTRVRRLQLTNIDAHIVRELDFTPRHLFNLPMEDQISDAANRRSKLDDENTSGMTTKSDRFVVGSRSFP
- the LOC123141392 gene encoding uncharacterized protein isoform X2 → MEHLIELYSGWEIQLLVLLSFTLQSFLFFAGRLRRRSSNSFLRLCLWAVYLGADLVAVYALGYLSKRRDVTIQTNILIRTQPLAFFWAPFLLIHLGGQDTITAFAMEDNNLWLRHLLNLVMQVSLALYVFWKSIGKHSANLLLAGSFVFVTGIIKYGERTWSLKCGSLQSLESSDALRYKKELPEGISGDGGVVRAALDSMPFVLDVLAERNLLDLGREYMNKIDDPEQMIRMVRLQLGMIYDDLYTKSLVLRTWSGVILRCISQASVIVAFVLFHASSRDNYSKADIAITYSLFVGCFFFEVSSTFVSMLSPWTWAWFKVRRCDALASLWVFFCSDIGYPRTMKQQRWPNLIGQYNLDSWLTDSSPQQSIIMAVFRKLLVGLLGVKKKKIFWMSKLLDTGYVDVGSKIVECVAEEIILLTFDSDVDKPNEWPKIGSLLKEASELFANDFGMAIIWMHAVTELLLKKCESSHSDIEVHGTSEFGMMILVCRKLSKYIMYLFVHHPSMLPLSISPAPTLAQAHEVYDDFTKDSVELEVSKETVEEVARMWTRLLVYAAGKSKAAPHVALLSRGGELITFAWLIMAHCGFGDTRVRRLQLTNIDAHIVRELDFTPRHLFNLPMEDQISDAANRSKLDDENTSGMTTKSDRFVVGSRSFP